A single genomic interval of Lathyrus oleraceus cultivar Zhongwan6 chromosome 7, CAAS_Psat_ZW6_1.0, whole genome shotgun sequence harbors:
- the LOC127102512 gene encoding uncharacterized protein LOC127102512 translates to MKYKDDVGTSHTIEIKETEEKHPIKDEFADELLLAITGIPWFANYVNHLVEAAALSTNDDKVVVNFLQANIFVRFGVPRALISDEGTHFVNRLIENLLKKYNVKHKIASPYHPQTSGQVEVFNRQLKQILEKTVNSSKKDWATKLDDALWALKLFPGKLKSRWSGPFVVNKVLPHGEIELKNQSGDMQSLHTGGKKEIHSEKIEEKSIQRMMPPKRTNVAESSRTRKHSTRTSNPHNIVFEDEGQAKRYSVLARRKITPTRYMCERTLTDLGLKSKVDRMFHVIGLLEFMHFEAPTFEHITLEFLSLIFSYRENGLEM, encoded by the exons ATGAAATATAAAGATGATGTTGGTACCAGCCATACTATAGAG ATTAAAGAGACTGAAGAGAAACATCCTATTAAGGATGAGTTTGCTGATGAACTCCTCTTAGCTATTACTGGTATCCCATGGTTCGCAAACTATGTGAATCATTTG GTAGAAGCGGCGGCCTTGTCCACAAATGACGATAAAGTGGTGGTTAACTTTCTACAGGCTAACATCTTTGTGAGGTTTGGAGTACCGAGGGCATTAATCAGCGATGAAGGAACACATTTTGTAAATCGCCTCATAGAAAACCTGCTCAAGAAGTACAATGTGAAACACAAAATTGCCAGTCCCTACCATCCTCAgactagtggacaagtggaagttTTTAATAGACAACTCAAGcaaattctagaaaagactgtAAACTCTTCCAAGAAGGATTGGGCAACCAAGTTGGATGATGCATTATGGGC GTTGAAACTATTTCCTGGGAAATTGAAGTCTAGATGGTCAGGACCATTTGTTGTTAATAAAGTATTACCTCACGGTGAAATAGAATTGAAGAATCAG TCAGGTGATATGCAGTCTCTTCACACGGGAGGGAAAAAGGAAATACATTcagaaaaaattgaagaaaagtcGATACAGAGAATG ATGCCTCCAAAGAGAACAAATGTAGCAGAATCCTCTAGAACACGAAAGCACAGTACTCGTACATCTAACCCTCACAACATTGTCTTTGAAGACGAGGGTCAAGCAAAAAGGTATTCAGTACTCGCTCGGCGGAAAATCACGCCAACCAGGTATATGTGTGAACGAACCTTAACTGATTTAGGTTTGAAATCTAAGGTTGATCGGATGTTTCATGTGATAGGCTTATTAGAGTTTATGCATTTTGAAGCACCAACTTTTGAGCATATTACTCTTGAATTTTTGAGCTTGATTTTCAGTTACAGAGAAAATGGCTTGGAAATGTGA